A genomic region of Metopolophium dirhodum isolate CAU chromosome 1, ASM1992520v1, whole genome shotgun sequence contains the following coding sequences:
- the LOC132935813 gene encoding uncharacterized protein LOC132935813, giving the protein MPSLHCHLPPEEEEKVLEQDDVIDLGEEVAAPSETDEQEMDDNPSVTRSDDGEEENDSTDHAIDDTSSEASSMLNDPTIQRWVPVVSSSSDENESEGGGFWTPPSTLGDDIEDINAVSGIRQGFLRRNTARRSRGRRPGVFYVRRGRHRQPLNEQEWYRLSPFERGLTFNGFARNLEPETVTGHMVEDYPRDILYKVKWRNMREAKFIEASVMRTYKPEMVVDYWEANIRRSS; this is encoded by the exons ATGCCTAGCTTACACTGCCACTTACCACcggaagaagaagaaaaagttCTCGAACAAGATGATGTAATTGATTTAGGGGAGGAGGTCGCAGCACCGAGCGAAACTGATGAACAAGAAATGGACGACAACCCATCTGTTACTCGGAGTGACGATGGAGAAGAAGAAAACGATTCAACGGACCACGCAATTGACGATACAAGCAGTGAGGCTTCGTCGATGCTCAACGACCCAACGATACAACGATGGGTCCCGGTGGTCAGCAGCTCAAGTGATGAAAACGAGTCCGAGGGAGGCGGATTCTGGACACCGCCGTCGACCCTGGGTGATGATATTGAAGATATAAATGCCGTTTCTGGTATAAGACAAGGCTTTCTACGCAGAAACACGGCCAGGAGATCCAGAGGCAGACGTCCTGGTGTGTTTTATGTGAGGCGCGGACGACACCGCCAACCTTTGAA TGAACAAGAATGGTACCGTCTTTCACCGTTCGAACGCGGGCTGACATTCAACGGGTTCGCCCGTAATCTAGAACCAGAAACGGTTACGGGCCATATGGTTGAAGACTATCCACGGGACATTTTGTACAAAGTGAAATGGAGAAATATGCGAGAGGCCAAATTTATTGAAGCCAGCGTGATGCGGACGTATAAGCCCGAAATGGTGGTTGACTACTGGGAGGCGAATATTAGAAGGAGTTCTTAA